AAGGAAAGTCAGCAACACTTAACTTGTGATTTTTCTTGATCTCTTCCAAGGTGGAGACGTAAGTGTGCTCCACAAGCTCCTGTCTTTCAACACATTGGAGGATGACCTCAGCAACAACTCCAAGTCCACCAAGGCCACATCGAGCTAGATGAAAGAGCTCTGGATCTTTATCCTTAGAAAGCTGAATAGTTCCCTTAGCAGGAGTGACAAGCTTCATGCCAATCACTTGCTCATCGATAGGAGGCAATCTAGCACCTGTCCCATGTGCCCCAACCTGAacataaaacacaaaaaaaaacataaaaagccTAAACCTTTTAAAAAAAGGGAAGTTGCAGAAGAAGAGTGTAGAAACCTGAATGATGCCACCAATCTGCTGCTCTCTAATGGAAGCAAAGTTCTGGAGAGTGAGACCATACTCTTGAATGGCGTCAACAAGCTGCTGAACCCTAATCCCAGCCTGCACACggactctcttcttctctttatcCACCTCGAGGACCTTATCCATTAGCGCCAAATTCACCATCCCCGACCGAGACAAACCGATCCCATTGGGTGAAAGACCAGATCCAACGGGTCGGATCCTGTTCTTCTTCTCATGAGCTTCCTTGACGAGAGCTTCGAGATCAGCGAGAGTCTCCGGCTGGTTAAAGTTCCTGGTCTGGACCTCGTGAGTACCACTCCAGTTAGAGACCGTGTGGAGATCTTCCGGGAGAGGAGCGTACCGGAAGATTTGAGCCTTCTTGTGTTTGGCGTTCTCGGGGAAGGGGAAGGAGAAGTAAGTTGCGGCGCCGGAGAAGAGAGCCAGTGCTGCGTATCCGGCGTACTTACGGAACTCCTTTTCTGAGGCGGAGGATGAAATCGGAGGCGGCGGCGGTGGAGGGGGTGGAGTCAAGGTCTGACCGGAAGTGCAGAGAGTGCGGAGAGGGGGAAATGGTGAAGTTGGGGTTCGAAGCGAACGGGCGTTGGAGGAGCGGCGGAGGAGAAGTGATCGGAGCATTTTTGTTTTAGTTCAGGCGATCTGAAACCTGAGCCAGCGAAAGGTTTCTTTCTGTACAAAGGATCGGGTTTAGGAGATTTACGAATATTTCTAAAATGTCCTCAAGTTTtaactattttcttaatttaagcCCTTGTAATATCTTTATAAGACATTAGCCCCACAGGTTATGATTTTGCaaacaaatgcaaaaccaaccataacCAGATtctctgtatttttcttttgtcccacgtgggaaTTGAGACGCACCCTTAGACCACCTCCATCGGGGGATCCTTAAAGAGAGTTTCAACcaaaagtagaaaaaaaataaatgaaaaaggcaaaaaaaaaaaaggaccgCGTCTTAAACTGGGCATTTTAGAGCAACTCCAATGGTATTATCACCATTGGAATCCTtagcattaaaataatatatatttttttttaaatagttaaggACTCTAAGCATTAATGTATGTCCAATGGTGTTATCCGAAATGGAAtccttagattttttttttttttttttttgaatctttaaaatattttaaatttatttaatataaaataaaatttttcatttattgaaagACTAAATGTAAACATACAATAACTAAACATCTTCATCATTACCAAACTTGTTCCAAATGTTTTGAATCAAATCATATTTCAATTGTGCATGTATGTGCGGGTCACGAACACGTCGCCGTATGTCAAGCATAGTACGGAGATTTGAAGCCGCGGGAGAAAATGACATATCCACCTGTGAACTTCTACTCGAGGCTCCTTCTTCAAACTCTGATGTATCATATTGAGTATATCCATTGCGTTCattttctactatcatattgtgtaaTATGATACATGTTCGCATTACCATCCCTATTTGTGTCTTATCCCACAAAATAGCCGGGTTTTTAACTAttgcaaatcgagcttgcaatactCCGAAGGCACGCTCCACATCTTTTCTGGTTGATTCCTGAACTTTTGCAAATAACTCGGCTTCAGGCCCTTGAGGGTTTGatatagattggataaatgttgcccATTTTGGATATATGTCATCTGTGAGGTAGTATGCCAAATCGTACTGGTGTCCGTTGACCTCATATTGTACCTTtggagctcgaccttgtaaaatatcatcaaaaacaggagaccgatcgagaacgttaatatcgtttaatgtacctggaggaccaaaaaaagcatgccatatccaaagatcttgtgaagctacGGCCTCCAAGACAATTGTTGGCTTTCCTGATCCACGTGTGTACTGTCCTTTCCAGGCGGTTGggcaatttttccactcccaatgcatgcAGTCGATGCTTCCTACCATTCCCGGAAAGCCACGaatctctccaatatcgagtagtcgttgGAGATCCTCTGGAGTGGGCCTCCGTAGATACTCTTCTCCAAATAAAGATATTACGCCTTCTGTGAAATTGCTTAAACATGAAAGTGCTGTGCTTTctccaagtcggagatattcgtcaacgGCGTCAGCAGCACAGCCGTAAGCAAGCATGCGAATTGCCGCCGTACACTTTTGTAGTGGAGATAGACCTAACCTCCCTGTcgcatctcttctttgttgaaagAATTGAAAATTTTCCGAGAGGCGATCGACGATACGCATGAAAACTGCCTTGTTCATGCGGAAACGCCGTCTGAAAAAATTTGGGGGAAATGTCGGATTTTCACTAAAGTAGTCGTTCCATAGTCGGGTATGGCCCTCTTCGCGATTGCGTTCGACATATGCACGTTTGCTCTGTTTCTTAGTTTGGTTGTTCGCAATGTTGTTGTATGTATCTTCAAAATATTCATCGACAGCTTCATCCAAAGCCGCATTCAATCTGCAATCGACTTCATCTTCCATATTTGGTTatccctttaaaaaaaaaaaagagatgaaacaatccataattaattaaattattaaattcattttttgtaaaattgacTCAAACTagaaaaattcattaattaaacattCTAGTTTTGTATCTGCCTTATTAGAAAAAATTGACACAAACTAGAAAAATTGACACAAGTGATGAAACAATCCAAAACAACTGATGGAAAAATTGACacaaactagaaaaaaaaataatgatgcGATAAAAAACATGGACAAGTGATGCGATAAAACCGACCAAGTGATTATCTAGTTCTTATATGAACATAAATTGGAGCTTAGATAAATGGAGTTAGAATTTAAATTGGAGTTAGAATATAAATTGGAGTTCTTTAACGTGATGATCAAGTTCATTAAAGTGATGATCAAGTTCATTAACGTGATGCTATAAGAAAACGACCAAGTGAAGCTATAAAAAAACAAGTGATGCGataaaaaacatgaaatgaTGCGACCAAGTGATTCGATAAAAAACAAGTGATGCGATAAACAACATCTACTTCAAGAAACAGAGAGCTTACAAATGTAGATGATCAAGAGCAAAGACAACAAACTGAAAGCAGAGAGATACAAGTTGTTTGAGAAGAAGAGTAGTAGAGTTACAAAGCCGAGACAACATAGTTATAAAGCCAAGGGTTACAAACAACCCGTGACTTGGTTCACATGAAAAGAGTCgcagaaacaaacaaaacacacaGCAGCTTTCCAGACAACCCGTGACTTCGCTCACATGGGCTTGTTCTTCACCTGAAACACGTAAAAAGAGATTCGTAAGCATGAGTAAAAAGACAAGTAAACAACAGTAAGTAAGCGTTAACAAACCATCACAACATCTGAGacattaatttcattttcaaaGCTATTTCCATCTCAGTCAGTGGGTCGGTTTTAGCAAACAAGCTTGCAAACAAACTCTGATCTGAGATTTGCTTTTTGGTCTCCATCAAATCTTTAAGTTGTcctaattcttcttcttttcctaatTTCTTCCTCTTACCAGCAGCCTTAGCTGCCTTCACTCCTATGGGTCTCTCTTGTGGCTCTGTCACTGACCCTCCCGCATCTGAAGCACCTGTTTTGCGCTTGTCTTTCCCATTGTCCTTCCCGAGAGAGGTGGAGCACCATTTGACATCATGCCTAAGCTCTCTCCAGGCATGTTCCAAGTTGAACTTAAAGCCCTTGTCATTGAAGAAGATCTCCAATGCAGCCTTCATCACATCGTTGTCATTTTGCCCGCTTCTCTGCTCCCTCTGTGCCATCTCGTAGCTACCACAAAACTTACACACCACATCGTTGATCCTGGCCCATCGTTGCTTCACTTGCCCTAGTTCGCGGGGGATTGTACCAACCAGTAAAGGGCTGGAGTTGTAGTCGTCTAGTATCCTCTTCCAGAACGCAAGGCCTTTCTGTTCGTTACTGACTATTGGGTCTTTGCTCGTGTTGAGCCAAGCACCAATGAGGATTATATCCTCCTTTGGTGTCCATTTTCTCCTCTCTTTGAC
This genomic interval from Brassica napus cultivar Da-Ae chromosome A6, Da-Ae, whole genome shotgun sequence contains the following:
- the LOC125609933 gene encoding glutathione S-transferase T3-like, with the translated sequence MANSSTSFINLLASQGVIDLDSSEPPFVSSEGVATQCSDEATVKERRKWTPKEDIILIGAWLNTSKDPIVSNEQKGLAFWKRILDDYNSSPLLVGTIPRELGQVKQRWARINDVVCKFCGSYEMAQREQRSGQNDNDVMKAALEIFFNDKGFKFNLEHAWRELRHDVKWCSTSLGKDNGKDKRKTGASDAGGSVTEPQERPIGVKAAKAAGKRKKLGKEEELGQLKDLMETKKQISDQSLFASLFAKTDPLTEMEIALKMKLMSQML
- the LOC125610308 gene encoding putative nuclease HARBI1, which encodes MEDEVDCRLNAALDEAVDEYFEDTYNNIANNQTKKQSKRAYVERNREEGHTRLWNDYFSENPTFPPNFFRRRFRMNKAVFMRIVDRLSENFQFFQQRRDATGRLGLSPLQKCTAAIRMLAYGCAADAVDEYLRLGESTALSCLSNFTEGVISLFGEEYLRRPTPEDLQRLLDIGEIRGFPGMVGSIDCMHWEWKNCPTAWKGQYTRGSGKPTIVLEAVASQDLWIWHAFFGPPGTLNDINVLDRSPVFDDILQGRAPKVQYEVNGHQYDLAYYLTDDIYPKWATFIQSISNPQGPEAELFAKVQESTRKDVERAFGVLQARFAIVKNPAILWDKTQIGMVMRTCIILHNMIVENERNGYTQYDTSEFEEGASSRSSQVDMSFSPAASNLRTMLDIRRRVRDPHIHAQLKYDLIQNIWNKFGNDEDV